ATGCCGGAACCGCCTCCGCGACCTGGATGTCCGTCACCGGGAGCGTGGAGTCCGCCCCGAACGCGAGGGTCGACGGTCCGCGCCCCGAGGAGATCAGCTCGGCGGCCAGTGCCGCGATCATCGCGCCGTTGTCCGTGCACAGCGAGAGGGGCGGGATCCGCACGGTCACGCCGGCCGCCTCGGCACGCGCGAGGGCGACCTCGCGCAGGCGCCTGTTCGCGATGACCCCGCCGCCGAGCAGCAGCCGGGGAACACCGAGATCCGCGCAGGCGGCGAGGGCCTTCGTCACCAGCACGTCGACGACCGCTTCGCGGAAGCTCGCGGCGACATCGGCGACCGGGATGGCCGCGCCCCGGTTCGCCTCGTCGGCCTCGAAGCCCTCCACCCAGCGGGCGACGGCGGTCTTCAGCCCCGAGAAGGAGAAGTCGTAGCGGTGCTTCGCCAGATCGGACGCGCGGGAGAGCCCCCGCGGGAAGCGGATCGCGTCGGGGTCGCCGTCGAGGGCCGCGCGGTCGATCTCCGGCCCGCCGGGATACGGCAGCGAGAGGAGTCTGGCCACCTTGTCGAAGGCCTCTCCGGCGGCATCGTCCATGGTCTCGCCGAGCAGCTCGACGTCGGTCGTGAGGTCGCGCACGTGCAGCAGCGAGGTGTGCCCGCCGGACACCAGCAGTGCGATGGTCGGGTACTCCAGCGGTTCGGAGTCGGGGGTCAGGATGTCGGCGGCGATGTGGCCGACGAGGTGATTGACGGCATACAGCGGCTTGTCCAACGACACGGCGAGGCCCTTCGCCGCACCGACGCCGACCATGAGCGCGCCCGCGAGGCCCGGCCCGCTGGTGACCGCGACCGCATCGAGGTCGTCGAGTGTCACCCCGGCCTCGGCCAGTGCCGCGTCGATGGAGGGCTGCAGCGCCTCGAGGTGCGCCCGGGCGGCGACCTCGGGAACGACGCCGCCGAAGCGCGCGTGCTCGTCCATGCTCGAGGCGATCGTGTTGGA
This genomic interval from Microbacterium sp. LWH11-1.2 contains the following:
- the tsaD gene encoding tRNA (adenosine(37)-N6)-threonylcarbamoyltransferase complex transferase subunit TsaD; its protein translation is MSEPLVLGIETSCDETGIGIVRGRTLLSNTIASSMDEHARFGGVVPEVAARAHLEALQPSIDAALAEAGVTLDDLDAVAVTSGPGLAGALMVGVGAAKGLAVSLDKPLYAVNHLVGHIAADILTPDSEPLEYPTIALLVSGGHTSLLHVRDLTTDVELLGETMDDAAGEAFDKVARLLSLPYPGGPEIDRAALDGDPDAIRFPRGLSRASDLAKHRYDFSFSGLKTAVARWVEGFEADEANRGAAIPVADVAASFREAVVDVLVTKALAACADLGVPRLLLGGGVIANRRLREVALARAEAAGVTVRIPPLSLCTDNGAMIAALAAELISSGRGPSTLAFGADSTLPVTDIQVAEAVPA